Within the Saccharopolyspora gloriosae genome, the region CATCCAGAACCTGAACAACCCGATCCAGACGTACTTCGTCGTCGGCGTGGTGTTCGTCCTGATCAACTACGCGTTGAGCCGAGCCGCGGTGTTCACCGAACGCCGACTCAGCCAGGGTCGCAAGGGCGGATTCACCGCGCCCCGTGTGACGGAGACCGGAACCGCTTAGAAGTCCCCGCACGATGACCTGCGCAGTGCGTCGTTCAGCGGAACCTCAGCGGCTTCCCTCACTGCGGGATCCATTTCTCACGCAGCAGCCCTACTCAGCGAAATCCGGGTCCGGGCTGCTGTCCGCGCGAGGAAGCCGCTGAGCACCCGCCGGTGGTCCATCTGCTCAAGCTGGTCACTGCTCAGCGGCTCCGCCGCTGACGGGGCAACTGTCAGAAGATCCTTCTGCAACGTCCCCGGAGGAGCCGCTGAGCGACCCGATGCACAGGATCGCTCACCGAGGAGCGGGGCGGGCCTGTACTCCGGCGGGGGCGAGGGTGTCGTCGTAGGCGCGTTGCCAGCTGCCGTCCTGCACGACTGCGGAGAGCGCCTCGGCGAGCTGATCCCGCATCGCGTCGTCCCCGGACTTGATCGCCAGGAAGTGCTCGGTGGCCTCGTCGGTGACCGCGTACGGTCCGACGGCGGCGACACCGGGCGCGGCGGGATCCAAGCCGCCGACCTGCAGGTCCACGCTGCCGCCCGCGAGCGCGTCGGCTGTCAGCGTCTTCGGCAGCAGCCGGAAGGAGACCTGCGTTTCCGGATCGAGGCCGAGCTTCTGGGCGACGAGCTTCGCGACCTCGACGTCGAAGCCCCGGTAGCCGCCGACACCGTCGCGCGCGGCGAACTCCGGCGCGTCGGCCCGCAACCCGACCAGCAGCGAACCGCGCCTGCGGATCTGCTCCAGGGTCGGCGAGGAGTCGAGCTCCACTGGGGGCGGCGGTGCCACGCTGGTCGGCGGCGCCACCGGAGGCGGCGCAGCACTGGGCGGCTGCTCCGGTTCGCCGCCGCCCGAACATCCGGCCAGCGCCATCGCGCTCGTCAGCACCACTGCCACCACACCGCTGCGCATGTGCCACATCCTGCCAGCCGAGCGGATCTTCGGAAGGCCCTCGCCCAACCCGGCAGATCCGAACACGAACAGTGATCAACGAAACGGCTTCAGCGGGCTCGGGAAATCCCCAGAACCTCGCCTAGCCCCGACGGTCGATCCGCAAGTGCCGGGCATTCGACGCCGTCGAGCATCGGTCCAGGTCAGCACCGCTGAACGGACGCGTACTGCGGCTCGTCATCCATCCGACATGCACCGTTCACACTCGCAACCGATTCTGTATCGGTTTTGAATTCTGCATCACACCCGATAGTGTGGCTGGCGTCACGAAGATCAGAGGCGCCAATGTCGTCGCCCGTGAGCGCAACTCAGCATCAATTGCGTCAGGAGGCGACGAATGGCGACACGAGCGGCCATCCACCCCGTCGTGCAGCGAGTCACGGAACGTATCCGAAGCCGCAGTGAGCAGACCCGGCGCGACTACCTCGAACGCATCAGCGCCGCCTCGGCAGACAAGCCGGTCCGGGCCGGCATGCCCTGCAGCAACCTGGCCCACGGGTTCGCCGCGTGTAGCGGCGCCGACCGGATCGCGGTGCGCGGCGAGACGAAGCCGGGCGTGGCGATCGTGTCGGCCTACAACGACATGCTCTCCGCGCACCAGCCCTACGAAGAATTTCCGGCCTGGATCAAGGACTCCGTGCGCGAAGCCGGTGGCGTCGCCCAGTTCGCCGGCGGGGTCCCCGCGATGTGCGACGGCATCACCCAAGGCCGGGCGGGCATGGAACTGTCCCTGTTCTCCCGGGACGTGATCGCGATGGCCACCGGCGTCGCGCTGTCCCACGAGATGTTCGACGGCGCGCTGCTGCTCGGAGTCTGCGACAAGATCGTGCCGGGGCTGCTGATCGGCGCCCTCGCCTTCGGGCACCTGCCGACGATCCTGGTGCCCGCGGGACCGATGGCCTCCGGTCTGCCCAACGGCGAGAAGAGCCGCATCCGGCAGCTGTTCGCCGAAGGCAAAGCCACCCGCGAGAACCTGCTCGAAGCCGAATCGGCCTCGTACCACTCCCCCGGCACCTGCACGTTCTACGGCACCGCGAACTCCAACCAGCTCGTCGTCGAAGTGATGGGGCTGCACCTGCCCGGCTCCAGCTTCGTCACCCCCGGCACCCCGCTGCGCCGGGCGCTCACCGAGGAGGCCTCGCGGCGCATGGTGCGGCTCGCGCGCGGCGAGGAGCACACCCCGATCGGACGGCTGCTGGACGAGCGCGCACTGGTCAACGGGGTCGTCGCGCTGCTGGCCACCGGCGGATCGACCAACCACACGCTGCACCTGCCTGCCATCGCCGCCGCCGCGGGCATCGATCTCACCTGGGACGACTTCGCGGAGCTCTCCGCCGTCGTGCCGTCGTTGTCGCGCGTCTACCCGAACGGCTCCGCCGACATCAACCACTTCGCCGCCGCCGGAGGCGTGCAGACCCTGATCGGCCAGCTGCTCGACGCCGGCCTGCTGCACCCCGACGTGCACACCGTCGCCGGGTTCGGCCTGGACCACTACCGCAAGCAGCCGTTCCTCGAGGACGGCGAACTGGTGTGGCGCGACGCGCCTACCGAGAGCCTCGATCCGGACGTGCTGCGCGGTGTGCAGGATCCTTTCGCGCCCGACGGCGGGTTGCGAGTGCTGCGCGGCAACCTCGGCAGCTCCGTCATCAAGGTCTCCGCGGTCAAACCGGAGAACCGCGTCGTCACCGCGCCCGCGCGGGTCTTCGACGACCAGCACGACTTCACCGAACTCTTCCGGTCCGGTGAGCTCGACCAGGACGTCGTGGTCGTGATCCGCAACCAGGGGCCGCAGGCCAACGGCATGCCGGAACTGCACGGGCTCACCCCGTCGCTGGGCGTGCTCATGGACCGCGGACACCAGGTCGCGCTGGTCACCGACGGGCGCATGTCCGGGGCCTCCGGCAAGATCCCCGCCGCCATCCAGCTCACCCCCGAGGCGACCGCGGGCGGCCCGCTCGCGCGGGTGCGGGACGGCGACATGATCCGGCTCGACGCCGAACAAGGAACCCTGGAAGTGCTCGTCGGGGACGAGGACTTCGCGGCCCGCGAACCGGCTCGCGGCGCCCCCGCCACCCAGTACGGCACCGGGCGCGAACTGTTCGCGGCGTTCCGCCGCTCCGTCGGCCGCGCCGACCAAGGCGCTAGCGTGTTCGCACCGCAGCAGCGCACCGCCGCGCCGAGCGACCTGCCCGTCTGATCCTCCGCCGAGAGCCGCGGACCTCCGGCGTCCCGCGCGCGACATGACAGGATCAGTGCGATCGACCGCCTGAACTGGCGTTTACGGAAACAGGTGAACCCCGCCATGAACACTGCCTCCGAAGTGCTCGACATCAGTCCCGTCGTACCCGTCGTCGCCCTCGACGACGCCGCGCACGCGGTCCCGTTGGGGCAGGCGCTGCTGCGCGGCGGCATCCGCACCATCGAAGTCACCCTGCGCACGCCCGCCGGGCTGCCCGCGATCGAACGGCTCGCCGCCGAGGTGCCGGAGATCGTGGTCGGCGCGGGCACCGTCACCGAGGTCGGGCAGGCCGACAAGGTCCGCGAAGCCGGGGCGCGCTACATCGTCACGCCCGGCGCCACCGACCGGCTGCTCGACGACATCGACGCCGCCGGAGTCCCTTACCTCGCCGGGATCAGCACCGTGTCCGAGGCGATGCGGCTGGCCGAACGCGGCGTGACGGCGATGAAGTTCTTCCCCGCCGAGGCCAGCGGCGGCGTGCCGTACCTGAAGTCCATCGCCGGGCCGTTGCCGCAGCTGCGCTTCTGCCCCACCGGCGGCATCGACACCGACAATGCCGGGCGCTACCTCGCGCTGCCCAACGTGGGATGCGTCGGCGGGTCCTGGCTGACCCCGAAGCAGCTGCTCGCCACCGGCCAGTGGGGCCAGATCGAGGCGCTCGCGCGGCAGGCCGCGGCCCTCGGCTGATCACGACCGGTGCCGCCCGCGGCTCCCGGCCGCGGGCGGCACCGGCTCTCGTGCGAACGCGGTAGGCGGTGTCCCCTCCGGAGGCGATCCGGGCGGTGGCCGACGGCTCGTAGCGTCGGAGGACCTCGAAGCTTGGGCGGTCACCGAATGCATCTGCGCGACATCCGACACCGCTGGCCGGGTCGCCTCCGCTCGCGCCGGCGAGCACCCGGCTCCCTGTTGCTCGCAGCCGTGCTCGGCATCGCGGCGGCAAGTCCGGTCACGGCCGCCCCCGAACCGCACTCCTCGCAGCCGAACACCGTGGTCACCTTCACCTTCGACGACGGCAGCGCATCGCAGTCCACGGGCGCGGAAGTCCTGCATCGGCACGGGATGCGCGGCACCTTCTACATCATTTCCGGCGCCATCGGGAGCCCCGGCTACCTCGGCCACGACGAGCTGCGGCGCATCGCCGAGACGGGCCACGAGATCGGCGGGCACACCGTCACCCACCCCGACCTCACCCAGGTGAGCCCCGATGAGATGCGCAGGCAGATCTGCGACGACCGCGCCAACCTCGACCGGTGGGGCCACCAGGTCACCTCGTTCACCGCACCGTTCGACGAGGTCGACGACAACGTGCGCGCCGCTGTCCAGCGGTGCGGGTACAGCAGCGCGCGCACCATGGGCGGGCTCCGCGTGCGGGACTGCCCGGACTGCGTCGCCGCCGAATCCATGCCGCCCGCCGACCCCTACGAGATCAGGTCGCCGGGCATGCTCACGCGGGAGACGACCGTCGACGAGTTGAAGGAGTCGGTGACCCGCGCGGACGACTCCGGGGGCGGATGGGTGCCGTTGGTGCTGCATCAGACCTGCGACAGGTGCGGCCCGCTGGCTGTGAGCCCTCGGGTGCTCGACGAGTTCGCGGGCTGGCTGCACGATCGCGGCACCGCCGTGCGCACCGTGCACGAGGTCGTCGGCGGCCCGGTCGCGCCGGTGCGCCACGCGCCGCCTCCGCAAGAGCGGGATCGACCGGTGAACGCCTCGTTGGAACAGGCCGGTCCCGACGGCGTCCCGCTCGGCTGGGAAACCGGCGGCTGGGGCACGAACACTCCGGTGTGGAGCAGGACCCGCGACGCGCACGAAGGGGAATGGGCGCAGCGGCTGGACATGCCCCACTTCACCGACGGCGACGCCAAACTGATGTCCACCCTGGATCTCGGGGAGTACTCGCTGCCCGCGCGCAAAGGGCAGAACTACACGCTCAGCACCTGGTACAAGGCCACCGCGCCCACTCAGCTGGCGGTGTACTACCGGGACCGCGTCGGTCAATGGCGGTATTGGGCGGCGGGTCCCACGTTCGCGCCCGCCGAGCAGTGGTCGAAGGCGCACTGGACCACTCCGCCCGTGCCCGATGAGGCGACCGGGATCAGCTTCGGCCTCGCCCTGTTCTCCCGCGGTTCGCTCACCACCGACGACTACGGGGTGCGGCTCAACACCGAGGCCAGCAACGACAGCTCCTGCCGCGAACTGGACTGGTGGGTGCCCAGGAGGTGGCTGTGCCTGTGACCTGCACGGAACCGGGGTGAGCGCGCATGCCGTCGCCTCGGGCGCGCGTGTCGGCGGCACTCGTCGCGGCGCTGATCACCGCTTCCTGCGCGGGCGGTGAGCCGGTGCCCCGCCGCGAATATCCGTGGCACACCGGCATCGTGGCGACCACCTTCTGGGTCGGGGAGATCCTCGACCCGGACACCTCCGATGGCAGCCAGGTCATCTCGACCTACGACTCGGCCTGGCAGGAGCACTACGGCGGCTGCGACGGCGTCCTGGTCGGTGGCCGGTGCGAAACGGAGCCACGGACCGCCGCCAACGGCTACTTCCCGACCCGGATGACACCGCGGGAGAACCCGTTCTACCTGGACCTTCCCTTCGATGACCTCAACGATCCGATCGCCTTCGCGCAGCGCGCGGCCGTGGTGCCGTGGAGCCGGGATCCGGGCTACGCCGGGCGTGAGAAGGACGAGTCGTTCAGCTACTTGAAGAACCGCTGGGTGCAGCTCACCAAGGGCCGCGCGGTCTGCTACGGCCAGGTCCAGGACGCCGGTCCCGCCGAGTACCACGACTCCCGGTACGTCTTCGGGCACGACGACCCGCGACCGGTGAACACGCGGTTCAACGGGGCGGGTCTGGACGTGTCGCCCGCGTTGAACGGCTGCCTCGGGTTCACCCACCTCAACGGCGCGCAGGACCGGGTGGACTGGCGCTTCGTCGACGAGGTCGATGTCCCCGACGGCCCGTGGCGACGCGTCGTCACCACGTCACCGCCGACGTTGTACTGAGCGGCCGCGAGCCCGAATCAGGCCGCGAGGTCCCTGGTGATCCGGGCCACCGCTTCCGGAACGGAATCGACCACGGGGAACCCGGCGGTCTCCAGCGAGCGCCTGCTCATCACGCCCGTCGTGACCAGGACGCAGTCGGTGCCGACCTCCTCGGCCGCGCGGGCGTCGTCGAGCACGTCACCGATGAGCACCACGTCGGCCGGGGCGAGGTCCTGCGCCGCGAGGTGGTGACGCAGGTGTTCGGTCTTGCCGCCGCCACCGACGTCGGCGCGCAATCCGTCGACCCGCTCGAACAGCGGCAGCAGGTCCAGTTCGGTGATCAGCGGGACCAGTTCGTCGTGGAACCACATCGACAGCAAGGACTGGGTGCGGTCGGACTCTCCCCACTCGCGCAGCACGTCCGGGACGCCCGCCGCGAGCTTCGCCGTGTGCAGCAGCTCCCGGTAGTGCTCGTGGTAGAGCACGTCGAGCTTGTTCCAGTCCGCTTCGGTGAGCGGACGGTCCAGCAGCCGCTCGTAGCACTGCTGGAGCGGGCGGCTGAAGATCGACCGCCACTGCTCGAGGTCGATGTGCTCGCGCCCGAACTCCGCGCACACCGCGTTCACCGCCGAGACGACCGCGTCGTTGTCGTCCAGCAACGTGCCGTTCCAGTCCCACACGATGTGCTGTGCCGCCGAACTCATTCCACCACCGACTCGCATGACGCCCCTGTACCGATCGACTACCGCTGCCCGATCGGGCAGCCTAGCGAAAACCGCCGATCTCCCGTCATCCCCCGACCGAGCAAGGCGCCGTGGACCTGCGTCAACCGATCACTCAGCGGGATCGTCGGGAACGGCGATGCGGGTGAAGTTCGTTGCGCTCAAGGTGTTTCTGAGGCATCCGCACCGCCTTCGAGGTCTGATCGGTCGAGTTCGTCTTTGACCACGCGGAAGGCCATGCCCTCCGAGTAGCCCTTGCGGGCCAGCATTCCGACCAGCCTGCGCAGCCGTTTCTCCGGATCGTCCACGTTGATCGAGCGGAGCTTGCGGCGCACCAGCTCGCGCGCCCGCTCCTCCTCGGCGTCAGCGTCCACAGTGGAGAGAGCTTCGGCGACCAGGTGTTCCTCAACGCCTTTGCGGCGCAGCTCGTAGCCCAGCGCCTTGCGGCCCAGGCCTTGGTTGCGCTGCCGCTCGCTGACCCATGCCTCGGCGAACTCGGCGTCGTCCACCAAGCCCGCGTCGACGAACTTCTGCAACACCGCGTCCGCGACGTCTTCGTCGATCTCCTTGCGCAGCAAGGCCTGGCGCAGCTCGGCCCGGCTGCGGGCGCGCACCGCCAGCAGCCGGTACACCGTGTCGCGGGCCAACGCCTCCGGAGACTGCGGCACCCCCGGCGGCCGTTCGTCCTGCTGCCGCCGCTTGCCGGTGCGCCCCTGCGACCGGGTCGCTGCGGAATCCGGGGACGCGGGCTCCGGGGACTGCGAGGTTTCCGCCATCGCGGTGCGGCGGCGGCGCTTGCCGGTGCCCCGCGCGGCGGCGCCGTCCGGTGCGGCGCCGGCCTCCGGTGGTGACGCCGGCGTCGGTGCGGTCTCCGCTTCGGATGAGCTCAGCCCCGCACCGGTGCCCGGCGACGCGGGCGCGTGGTCGGTACTGCGCCACACGCCCCGCCCGGAACGGCCGTCCCGCTGCCCGCCGGACCCCGAAGCGCCCGCGCGCGACCGCGATCGGGAGAACTCCGCGGAGTCGTCTCCTGACACCGCCGGACTCAGAACTCGACGGGAGCCGGGTCCGCGCCCTCTTCGGCGTCCACCTTGGCTCCGATGCCGACCTTCTCCTTGATCCGCTTCTCGATCTCGTTGGCCACGTCCGGGTTCTCCCGCATGAACTTGCGGGCGTTCTCCTTGCCCTGGCCCAGCTGGTCGCCCTCGTAGGTGTACCAGGCACCGGACTTGCGGATGATGCCCTGCTCCACGCCCATGTCGATCAGCGAGCCCTCACGGCTGATCCCGATGCCGTAGATGATGTCGAACTCGGCCTGCTTGAACGGTGGCGCGGTCTTGTTCTTCACCACCTTCACCCTGGTGCGGTTGCCCACCGCGTCCGAGCCGTCCTTGAGCGTCTCGATCCGCCGCACGTCCAGCCGCACCGAGGAGTAGAACTTCAGCGCCTTGCCACCGGTGGTGGTCTCCGGGCTGCCGAACATCACGCCGACCTTCTCCCGGAGCTGGTTGATGAAGATCGCCGTGGTCTTGGCGTTGTAGAGGGCGGCGGTCAGCTTGCGCAGCGCCTGGCTCATCAGCCGGGCCTGCAGGCCGACGTGGCTGTCGCCCATCTCGCCCTCGATCTCGGCGCGCGGCACCAGCGCGGCCACCGAGTCGACCACGATGCAGTCCAGCGCGCCGGAGCGGATCAGCATGTCCGCGATCTCCAGCGCCTGCTCGCCCGTGTCGGGCTGGGAGACCAGCAGCGCGTCGGTGTCGACCCCGATCGACTTCGCGTACTCCGGATCCAGCGCGTGCTCGGCGTCGATGAACGCGGCGGTGCCGCCCAGCCGCTGCGCGTTGGCCACCGCGTGCAGCGCGACCGAGGTCTTACCACTGCTCTCCGGACCGTAGATCTCCACGATGCGTCCCCGCGGCAGGCCACCGATGCCCAGGGCCACGTCCAGGGCGATGGACCCGGTCGGGATGACCTCGACCGGCGCCCGCGTCTCGTCGCCGAGACGCATCACCGATCCCTTTCCGTACTGCTTGTCGATCTGGGCGAGGGCCAGTTCGAGCGCCTTGCCCTTGTCCGGTGTCGCTGCCATCGGGGGTCCACCTCGGTCAAGTCGAACTTCGTCGTGTGCGCACGACGCTACGGGTAGGGACCGACACTCCGGTGGACTGCCCTGATCACCCGGCCGCCCGCCTTCCGGCGACGGGTCCGGCGAACACCGAGGTCCGATCCGCACATCCGATCATAGGCGAACGGATGTTCGATCATCGAGCCGACACGCCAACACCGTCCCTCTTCCGCATGAACCATGATCGCGATTGAAGGCGCCTTCAGCTTTTGATCTTCATCTTGTTAGCGGCGAAGCCGCTGAGCAGTGACCAGCTTGAGCAACCGGCACCGCGGCGGGTTCTCAGCCGTCTTCTCGCGAGGACGGCTTTTTCCCTCGTGGCAGAGGCCACTCGGGAAAAAGATCCCGCAGCGAGAAGACAGCTGAGGTTCCGCCACCCGGCCACCAAAGCAGCCCACGAAAGAGGATCAACGCCGAGCAGCCGGGACTTCGAAGCTTTCGCAGAGGGCTAGCCACACCTGCTTCGGCGAAAGCCCCGCCTCCAGTGCCTGGTCCACGGTGCGACCGCCGAGCTCCGACATCACGTGGTCCTCGGCGAGCATCTCGGCTCGCAACCGGCCGAACTCCTCGGCCATGCGTTCGCGGAAGTCGGTGTGTCGCATCGAGCCCAGCCTACCGAGGGCGTCCGCGGGTACCGTCGTGGTGTGCTGCCGATGCAAGCCGACCCGACCGGACTGTCCAGCCCGCTGGGGCAACTCGTGATCGCGGCGATGCTGCTGGTCGCGATCATCGTTGCGCTGCGCTGGCTGTGGAACCAGCGCGGACGCTGAGCACGCCGCGCCCGGCCGCACGGTGCGCTCGAATTCGTCGGCCAGCGCGTCCGGCGTCAGCCGCCCGTCCCGGTTCGGGGCCGGCACCATGCCCACCAGCGGCCGGTCGGCGACGGTGAACACCAGCGTCCCCGTGGTCTCCCCCGCGACCGCGCGATACCGGCCCGAGTAGCCGTTGCCGGACCATCGACAACACGCGCACCGGTTTTATCCCTCCGTAGCCGGATTCGGGGCGAACTCACCCGTTCTGCGGAATGTTGTCACGCCGGACGATCACCAATGGGCGGATCGGGCGAATCGTCGGCGTCGGCGATGTCGGTGCCGTGGTCCAGCATGGAGGGGTGAGCAACCCGCTGGACGACTTCTCCCCCGCGACCCGCGAGTGGTTCCGGGGCGCGTTCGACGCGCCGACGCAGGCTCAGGCCGGGGCGTGGCAGGCGATCGGCGCGGGTGAGCACGCGCTGGTCGTGGCGCCGACCGGGTCCGGGAAGACGCTCGCCGCGTTCCTGTCCGCCCTGGACGGCCTGGCTTCCGCCCCGCCTCCGGAAGAGCCGAAGCGGCGCTGCCGCGTGCTGTACGTGTCGCCGTTGAAGGCGCTCGCGGTGGACGTCGAGCGCAACCTGCGCGCCCCGCTCACCGGGATCCGGCAAGCCACCCAACGCCACGGCGGGGTGCCGCCGGAGATCCGGGTCGGGATGCGGACCGGGGACACGCCTGCCGACGAACGGCGCGGCTTCAACCGGAAACCCCCGGACGTGCTGGTGACCACCCCGGAGTCGCTGTTCCTGCTGCTGACCTCGGCGGCACGGGAGTCGCTGCGCGGCGTGGAGACGGTGATCGTGGACGAGGTGCACGCGGTGGCGGGCACCAAACGCGGAGCGCACCTGGCGTTGTCGCTGGAGCGGCTGGACGAGCTGCTGGCACGACCGGCGCAGCGGATCGGGTTGTCGGCCACGGTGCGCCCGGTCTCCGAGGTGAGCACGTTCCTCGGCGGCGGCCGCCCGGTGCGCACGGTGCAGCCGGAGCACGCCAAGCAGGTGCAGGTCACCGTCGAGGTCCCGGTGCCGGACCTGGCCGAGCTGGGGCAGCCGACCGGCGAGGTGACGGGTTCGGCCGCGGGCGCCGAGCAGCGCACCTCGATCTGGCCGTCGGTGCAGGAACGCGTCCTCGACCTGATCGGACGACACCGGTCGACGATCGTGTTCGCGAACTCGCGGCGGCTCGCGGAGCGGCTGACGGCGGGCATCAACGAACTCGCCACCGAGCAGGCCGGGGAGACCGCCGAGCAGACCGGGAAGTTCCCGGCGGAGGCGGTGGGCGGTTCCGGTGTCACCTCCGGAGCGGCGGTGACCGTGGCACGAGCGCACCACGGGTCCATGTCGAAGGAACAGCGCTCGGTGGTCGAAGAGGAGTTGAAGTCCGGCCGGCTGCCCTGCGTGGTCGCGACCTCCTCGCTGGAGCTGGGCATCGACATGGGCGCGGTGGACCTGGTGGTGCAGGTGGAGACGCCGCCGAGCGTCGCTTCCGGGATGCAGCGCATCGGCCGGGGCGGGCACCAGGTGGGGGCGATCTCGCGCGGGGTCGTGTTCCCGAAGTTCCGGGGCGACCTGGTGGGTTGCGCGGTGGTGGCGGAACGGATGGCGGCCGGGCTGATCGAGTCGTTGTCGTTCCCGCGGAATCCGCTGGACGTGCTGGCTCAGCACGTCGTGTCGATGGTGGCGATGGAATCGTGGCCGCTGGAGTCGCTGGCCAGGGTGGTTCGGCGCGCGGCACCGTTCGCGGGGCTGCCGGATTCCGCGCTGTACGCGGTGCTGGACATGCTGGCGGGCCGGTACCCGAGCGAGGAGTTCGGCGAGCTGCGGGCGCGCATCGTGTGGGACCGGGTGCAGGACGAGCTGTGGGCGCGGCCGGGCGCGCAACGGCTGGCGGTGACCTCGGGCGGCACCATCCCCGATCGGGGCTTGTTCACGGTGACCACGCCAGGTGACGAGGAGGCCGGTCGCGGCGGCGTGCGGGTCGGTGAGCTCGACGAGGAGATGGTCTACGAGTCGCGGGTGGGCGACACGTTCCTGTTGGGCACCTCGTCGTGGAAGGTGCAGGACATCACGCACGACCGGGTCGTCGTGGTGCCCGCGCCGGGCCAGGCCGCGCGGATGCCGTTCTGGAAGGGCGATTCCCCTGGCCGGCCGCTGGAGCTGGGCCGGGCGCTGGGCGCCTTCGTGCGGGAAGTGGTGGCCGCGGACCGGGAGTCGGCGACCGAGCGGATGGCGCGCGCCGGGTTGGACGAGTGGGCGCGGGACAACCTGCTGGCGTACCTGGCGGAGCAGCGGGAGGCGACGCGGCACGTCCCGGACGATCGGACGATCGTGGTGGAGCGGTTCCGCGACGAGCTCGGCGATTGGCGGATGGTGGTGCATTCGCCGTTCGGTGCGCAGGTCAACGGGCCGTGGGGTTTGGCCATCGGGGCTCGGTTGCGGGAGCGGCGCGGCATCGATCCGCAGGTCGCGTCCTCGGACGACGGGATCGTGGTGCGGCTGGCGGACGCGCTGGACGAGTCGGGCGCGGACGTGCTGCCGACGGCGGAGGACGTGCTGCTGTCCCCGGACGAGGTGCACCAGGTGATCACCGATGAGGTCGGTGGTTCGGCGCTGTTCGCCGCGCGGTTCCGGGAGTGCGCCGCGCGGGCGTTGTTGCTGCCGCGCCGGGATCCGCGGAAGCGCTCACCGCTGTGGCAGCAGCGGCAGCGCTCGGCGCAACTGCTGGCGGTGGCGGCGCAGTACGAGCAGTTCCCGATCGTGCTGGAGGCGATGCGGGAATGCGTGCAGGACGTCTACGACGTGCCGGGTTTGACCGAACTGATGTCGCAGGTCGCCGCCCGCAAGGTGCGGGTGGTGGAGGTGGAGACGCCGTCGCCGTCGCCGTTCGCGCGCAGCCTGCTGTTCGGCTACATCGGCATGTTCCTGTACGAGACGGACGCGCCGCTGGCTGAGCGGCGGTCGGCGGCGTTGAGCCT harbors:
- a CDS encoding ATP-dependent helicase, yielding MSNPLDDFSPATREWFRGAFDAPTQAQAGAWQAIGAGEHALVVAPTGSGKTLAAFLSALDGLASAPPPEEPKRRCRVLYVSPLKALAVDVERNLRAPLTGIRQATQRHGGVPPEIRVGMRTGDTPADERRGFNRKPPDVLVTTPESLFLLLTSAARESLRGVETVIVDEVHAVAGTKRGAHLALSLERLDELLARPAQRIGLSATVRPVSEVSTFLGGGRPVRTVQPEHAKQVQVTVEVPVPDLAELGQPTGEVTGSAAGAEQRTSIWPSVQERVLDLIGRHRSTIVFANSRRLAERLTAGINELATEQAGETAEQTGKFPAEAVGGSGVTSGAAVTVARAHHGSMSKEQRSVVEEELKSGRLPCVVATSSLELGIDMGAVDLVVQVETPPSVASGMQRIGRGGHQVGAISRGVVFPKFRGDLVGCAVVAERMAAGLIESLSFPRNPLDVLAQHVVSMVAMESWPLESLARVVRRAAPFAGLPDSALYAVLDMLAGRYPSEEFGELRARIVWDRVQDELWARPGAQRLAVTSGGTIPDRGLFTVTTPGDEEAGRGGVRVGELDEEMVYESRVGDTFLLGTSSWKVQDITHDRVVVVPAPGQAARMPFWKGDSPGRPLELGRALGAFVREVVAADRESATERMARAGLDEWARDNLLAYLAEQREATRHVPDDRTIVVERFRDELGDWRMVVHSPFGAQVNGPWGLAIGARLRERRGIDPQVASSDDGIVVRLADALDESGADVLPTAEDVLLSPDEVHQVITDEVGGSALFAARFRECAARALLLPRRDPRKRSPLWQQRQRSAQLLAVAAQYEQFPIVLEAMRECVQDVYDVPGLTELMSQVAARKVRVVEVETPSPSPFARSLLFGYIGMFLYETDAPLAERRSAALSLDSTLLAELLGSEALRELLDPEVVAEVERQLQRLVPERHAKDAESAADLLRFLGDLSTAEAAERGIRPEWLAELQAQRRVLEVRIAGESRWIAIEDAGKVRDALGVALPVGVPEAFTEPVTDPLGELLIRYARCRGPFAAESAARRFGLGVAVVHDVLDRLAGSGRLVRGELRPLEAGGGRALEYCDAEVLRRLRRGSLARLRAEVEPVEPAALGRFLPVWHGVGARLRTAPTVDDVYSVVEQLAGAPVPASALESLVLPARLPGYSPALLDELTSTGEVTWVGSGSLAGGDGWIALAPTDVADLLLPDLPEATAETPLHEAILSTLDGGAQFFRPLADRAGAIVVEGGESAPADDAVISALWDLVWSGKATNDTLAPLRALVSGKGAAHKPRRNAPRGRYARLRAGRPSMPSRSGPPTVSGRWSLAPAPAAEPTRRAHARAEAFLERHGVLTRGALETERVTGGFSAVYKVLRAMEESGRCRRGYVVEGLGAAQFAVPGAIDRVRALSGADEREDRSAVVLAAADPAQPYGAALPWPDPVGDTRHRPGRKAGSLVVLVSGAAVLYVERGGKSLLSFTEDEQPLRDAADGLARAVREGWLEQLAVQRTDGAGAWGSRMADILTDAGFRATPKGLRLRA